Within Alcaligenes sp. SDU_A2, the genomic segment TCGTCGCAGCGCGCCGAACCACCCTGTCCGAATTTTGGCAATTGCGGGGGCTGTGCCATGCAGCACCTGGAGCCGGCTGCGCAGGTCGCTGTCAAGCAGCGCGTGCTGGAAGATTCACTGGCTCATATCGGCAAGGTCCGGCCGCGTCAGGTATTGCCGGCGTTGCATGGCCCGTATTGGGGCTATCGCTATCGCGCCCGTTTTTCTACCCGCTTTGTGCCCAAGAAGGGGGGCGTGCTGGTTGGTTTTCGCGAAAAAAATGGCCGTTACGTGGTGGACATGACAGAGTGCCGCGTATTGCCGCCCAAGGTATCGGCGTTGCTTGGTCCGCTGCGCACCTGTCTGGCGGGGCTGTCGCGTCCGGACCGTTTGCCGCAGATCGAGCTGGCTATGGGCGACCAGATGACTGCGCTGACGCTGCGTCACATGGAGCCGCTGACGGCCGAGGATATCGCTCGTCTACGCACCTTTGCCCAGGAGCATGACATCAGCTGGTGGTTGCAGCCCAAAGGCCCGGAAACCGTGCATCCCTTGGAGCGCGACGATGCCGATAAGCTGGCCTATGCCTTGCCTGAGTTCGATCTGCGCATGCCGTTCCGTCCCACCGATTTTACCCAGGTCAACCATCCCATTAATCGCAGCCTGATCTCACGGGCCCTGTCTTTGTTGGATGTGCAGCCCCATCACCGCGTGGCCGACTTGTTTTGCGGCCTGGGCAATTTCAGTCTGCCGCTGGCGCGCCGCGCCGCGCAGGTCGTGGGCATCGAAGGCAGCGCCACGCTGACCCAGCGCGCCGGCGAAGCGGCGCTGGTGCATGGCTTGCAGGACAAGGCCCACTTTACGACCTTGAACCTGTTTGAAGTAGACGTGAAATGGTTGCGCGACCTGGGTCACTTCGATCGTATGCTGATCGATCCGCCCCGTGATGGTGCCATGGCGGTGGCGACCGCCTTGACCCAACTGGCCCCCGAGGAGCGCCCCGAGCGCCTGGTCTATGTATCCTGCAGCCCCGGCACGCTGGCACGCGACGCCGGCATTCTGGTCAACGAGGGCGGCTACACCCTGGAGTCGGCCGGTGTGGTCAATATGTTCCCTCACACGGCGCACGTGGAGTCGATTGCCGTATTTACGCGTTAAGGTCGGCCAAGCCCTGATGCACCACCCTCATCATCATCTTGAAGACGCTTTCGGCATCCAGATCCAGAAAGTGCGGCAGGATCTGGCGCAGCAGGGGCAGGCCGTCGTCGGCCTGCTGGTCTAGTTCGCCGATTTCGGCCGGGGTGGCAGGGCGGATCAGACCGCCGATTTCGCCCAGGATCAAGCCGTACATCACCGCGTACCAACCGACACTGGCTGCCGGTGTGTCTTGTTCGCTCAGGCCCGCGTCGCGCAGGGCGCGGTACACCATTTCTATCACCCGATAATCGGCCGAGCCAGTATTCAGAAAGCGCTGCATCTGTCGAAAAGTATGCGGGTGTTCCAGCGCCAGCTGTCGGTATTGGGCGGCCAGGTCATACAGCCTGTCTTGCCAGGATAGCGTCTCGTCCACGGCCCGGACACGGGCGGTCAGTTGATCGGCCATGGCGCGCAGCAAGCCCTCTTTGGACTTGAAGTGATACAGCACGGCCATTGGGTCGCAGCCCACTCGTTCGCCCAGCTTGCGCAAAGAAAAGCCGGTTTCGCCAGCCGACTCCATCAGTTCGATGGCGGCATGTACCAAGCCTTCTTTGGACAGATTGCGCGAACGTGGGGTGGCGGATGTGACCATGACGTTTCCTTGGATGCATGACGACAAAGCCGCGACGAATCGCGGCTTTTTTGCCAAGTTTAACTCTACAGGGTAGAATAAAGACATTCTACACCGTAGAAACTTTCTGTTTTGAGCTGAATCGATGGCCCAAAGCGCGGAAAGATGCAGAACGGAACGCCGCGATGATGCGCGTCACCGGGGCATTCCGCTCTGTGACCCATACGGCAGGCCCAGCGCCTGCCGTCACTGACACAGGACACCCGTATCATGAATTTACGCAAACCTATTCTTTTGGATGATGTGCGTAGCGCAGAAACACACTTGACACTTAACAACCGCCTCTGGAACTGGCGTAAAGGCCAGTTGGCCGACGCTGCTGCGCCAGCCACATACTACGAGGCGTCTCTGGCCCCCTGGGCCGAGTTTGCTCCCTTGAATACCGACCGGCAATGCGATGTGCTGGTCGTGGGCGGTGGACTGCTGGGCGCATCCACGGCTTTGCATCTGGCCCAGTCGGGACTGGATGTGGTGCTGGTCGAAAAAGACAGCATCGGCTCGGCCGCTTCGGGCCGCAATGGCGGTCAACTGACCCCGGGGCTGGCGCGCTGGGAAGCCGCCGACATGATCGCCCACTTGCCCGTGGATCAGGCCAAGCGCCTGTGGCGGCTGGCCTCGGTCGAAGCGATGGAGCTGGTCGACGAAATCGCCCAGCGCTACGACATGGATTTTGATCGCCGCCGCGGTCACTTGACTGCCGCCGTGCATCCTGGACACATGAGTGCCTTGATCGAAGGGGCCGATGCGCGTCGCTATCTGGGCGATGATTCGGTGGATGTGGTCGGCGCGTACGAACTCGAACAGCATATCCGCTCGGATATCTATCATGGTGCCACGGTTGACCGCCTGGGCGGTCAGGTGCATCCGCTGGCATTGTTGCGCGGCCTGGTCTACGGATTGGTGCAGCAGGGCGGCACCGTACACGAAGGCACTGAAGTGCAGGCGATCGAACAGACATCGTCCGGTGCGCTTGCCATTACCCCGGGCGGCACCATTACCGCGCGTAAGGCGCTGGTGCTGGCAGTACACAACACCACGTTCCAGTTTTTGGATGGGCAGGCCAATACGACGGTGCCTTTCTACACCTACGTGGGTGTAACCACCCCATTGCAGCAGGATGTGGCCCAGCTTTTGCCGTCGGACATGGCGGTCTACGATACGCAGTTTCAGATCGACTACTACCGTGCCGTGCGTCAGAACCGCTTGTTGTTCGGCGGGCAGGGCACGGGCAGCAGTTGGTCGCCCGAACGCATCAACGACTATTTGCTGGAGCGCATCCGTACCGTGTTTCCCCAGTTGGATCAGCCCGAGCTGGAGTTTTCCTGGAGCGGCATCAGCGACTTTACCCTGAACGGCGCTACCGATTGTCGCAAGACCGACGATGCCGTGCCGGTTTATATGGTGCATGGCTGGAGCGGGCATGGCGTGGCGCAGACCGTGCGTATCGGCAAAGCCATCAGCGACGATGTGGCCGGTCGCAACGAGGACTTTGCGCTATTGACGGGGATTGATCACATGGCTATTCCTTTGGGGCGCCAGTTGTCGGCAATGGCCATTCCTGTGGTCAAGGCAGCGATCGGCGTGGTTGGGGCCATCAACCCAGGGCGCCTGGTGTCGTTCTGATGGTGGCGGATGCGCGCCGTGCCTTGGGCGTGGCGCGCCTGCCTAGCTAGGGCAAGCCCTGACTTCTTTTAAGACCGGATTGATATAAATTTGTGATCGCCTATTTGTATTGGCTTCAATATTTTAGGGTCATAATAATTTTCGGTATCATAAAAGGGGGCAAATATGCAGTCAGGGATGGTTCGTGCGGGCGTGGCCGCAGCAGGTTTGATGGCGAGCATGGTGTGGGCCGGCTCGCCGGTCTACGCCCAGGTGCAGTCGGTAGAGGTGCTGCGGGACAGCTACGGTGTGCCGCATGTCTTTGCCGACAGCCATTACGGCGTGTATTACGGTTACGGCTACGCCGTGGCCCAGGACCGGCTATTCCAGATGGATATGGCGCGGCGCTCGTTTGTAGGCACGACGGCCCAGGTATTGGGGCCGGGCGACCAGGACGCTTACGTCAAGTACGATATGCAGGTGCGGCAAAATTTCACGCCTGCATCGATACGGCGGCAGATGGCCGCCTTGCCCAAGGAGCAGGCTGATATTTTCCGTGGGTATGCCGACGGCTTTAACGCCTATCTGGAAAAAGTGCGCCGCCATCCCGAGCTTTTGCCCAAAGAATATCTGGATTTTGATTTTCAGCCCGAGCCGCTGAGCGAGTTCGATGTGGTCATGATCTGGGTAGGGTCGATGGCTAACCGCTTTTCAGACACCAATCTGGAGCTGAGTGCGTTGGCGTTGCGCCAGTCCCTGGAAAAGCAGCATGGCCCTCAGCGCGGGCGCGCCATTTTTGACGAGTTGCTGTGGGTCAACGACACGGCTGCGCCTACCACCGTGCCTGCCCAGTCCGCCGGGCAGGAGCCGCGTGCGCGGGTTGGTGGCCAGGCGCTGGCCCAGGTGTCGCCACAGGCGCTGAGCGTGGAGCTGGACCGTCAGGATAAACAGTGGGGAGGCCAGGGTCCGGACTTTGCGCCCAAGGCCAGCAATTTGTGGAGTACCCGGCCCGAGCGGGTTCAGGAAGGGGCGACCGTCCTGATCAATGGTCCGCAGTTTGGCTGGTACAACCCCGCCTATACCTATGGCATTGGCCTGCATGGGGCAGGCTTTGATGTCGTAGGCAATACGCCGTTTGCCTACCCGATCGTGTTGTTCGGCACCAATAGCGATATTGCCTGGGGAGCGACTGCCGGTCCGCAGGATGTGGTCGACATGTACCAGGAAAAGCTGCATCCGTCCCGCCCTGACCAATACTGGTTCGACAATGCCTACCGCACGATGGAGCAACGCAAAGAGCGGATTCAGGTGCGCGGTCAGGCCGACAGAGAAATAACGGTCTGGCGCACCGTCCACGGCCTGGTGACACAGTTCGACTACGAGCAGGGTGTGGCCTACAGCAAAAAGCGCAGCTGGGATGGCTACGAAGTGCAATCGCTGCTGGCCTGGCTGAATGTCGCCAAGGCGCGCGACTGGACCCAGTTTTTGGAGCAGGCCAGCAAAATGGCGATCTCCATCAACTGGTATTACGCCGACAAGCACGGCAATATCGGGTATGTATCGCCTGCTTTCTTGCCCCAGCGTCCTGCCGATCAGGATATCCGCGTCCCTGCCAACGGGGACGGCAGCATGGAGTGGCAAGGCACCAAGAGCTTTGATGCGATTCCTAAAGCGTACAATCCGCCCCAAGCGTACCTGGTCAATTGGAACAACAAACCTGCGCCAGACAAGACCAATACCGACACGTATTACTGGACGTATGGCGACCGCATGAACGAGTTGGTCGCCCAGTATCAGAAAAAAGACGTCTTTAGCGTGCAGGAAATCTGGGACTTCAATAAGACAGCTTCGTATGCAGATGTGAACTGGCGCTATTTCCGTCCGCATCTGGAGAAACTGGCGCAGCAGCTTCCCGCTACGGATGCCGGCCACAGCGCGTTGACGACCTTGTTGGCATGGGATGGGATGGAGCGCGACCAGAACGGAAAGAATGCCGGACCGGCGCGCGTCTTGTTCAAGACCTGGTTGGAAGAGATGTACAAGCAGGTCTTGATGCCTGTTGTGCCCGAGTCACATCGCGCCATGTATAGCCAGACTGGCTTTGCCACGCAGCAAGGCCCCAATCCGGGTTCCATCAATCTGAGCATGGGCACAAAAGTGCTGCTGCGCGCATTGGCGCTGGAAGCCCGGCCCGATCCGGAGCGCGTGAATGTGTTTGGCGAGCGCCGTTCGCAGGATGTCATGCATCAGGCGTTGATTGATGCCCAGGCGCGTCTACGCCAGCAGCAGGGCGACGATATGGCACGTTGGACTGTGCCGACCTCGGTGCATCGCTTTAGCGATAAGAACTTTACTGGCACCCCACAGGCTGCTCCCGGCAATACGTTTGCCTTTACCGGTTACCAGAACCGGGGCACGGAAAATAACCGTATTGTTTTTAATGACCAGGGCGTGGAGTTTTGCGATGCCATGCCGCCCGGCCAAAGTGGGTTCACGGATCGTCATGGTGTGCGCAGTCCCCATTACGATGACCAGTTAAAGCTGTACGAAAATTTCCAGTGCAAGACTATGGATGTGAGGCATGCGGATATTCGTCGCAATGCGCAAAGCAGCACGATGCTTGTGATTCAACCTTAGTCATGCAGTTTGCACGTGCCGTCTGCGCATGTGATTGATGACGGCAGCATGTATCGATGCGTTGCATACATGGCGTGCGTGTAATAAAAGGTTCTTCGTCAAGTACTGGGGATTCCTTTGTATGGCTTGGGCTGTTTAGGCCAAGCGCAGAGAACTTCGGGTTCTCGCCAGGCCGGCCATAGCAGGTCGGCTTGGCTGGCTTCTTCGCCCGCCATCCCGCTATGGCCGGTCAGGCGAGAACAGCGCCGATGTGCTTGGCCAAAACGGGAAGGCGTACGCCGTACAAGGTATCAGTCATCCGCAGCATTTCTTGTTTGGCATGAAGGCGTATAGCCGGAGCTATTTCGTCGGTATTTTGAATGGCGTCTTCAAAAAGCCAGTTCCTCATCGACTGGGTAAATTGGCTCCAGGAATGCGGCGAAGAACCAAAAAAAGCCGCTCCTGGATTCGGGAGCGGCTTTTTGTTGGGGCT encodes:
- a CDS encoding NAD(P)/FAD-dependent oxidoreductase — encoded protein: MMNLRKPILLDDVRSAETHLTLNNRLWNWRKGQLADAAAPATYYEASLAPWAEFAPLNTDRQCDVLVVGGGLLGASTALHLAQSGLDVVLVEKDSIGSAASGRNGGQLTPGLARWEAADMIAHLPVDQAKRLWRLASVEAMELVDEIAQRYDMDFDRRRGHLTAAVHPGHMSALIEGADARRYLGDDSVDVVGAYELEQHIRSDIYHGATVDRLGGQVHPLALLRGLVYGLVQQGGTVHEGTEVQAIEQTSSGALAITPGGTITARKALVLAVHNTTFQFLDGQANTTVPFYTYVGVTTPLQQDVAQLLPSDMAVYDTQFQIDYYRAVRQNRLLFGGQGTGSSWSPERINDYLLERIRTVFPQLDQPELEFSWSGISDFTLNGATDCRKTDDAVPVYMVHGWSGHGVAQTVRIGKAISDDVAGRNEDFALLTGIDHMAIPLGRQLSAMAIPVVKAAIGVVGAINPGRLVSF
- the rlmD gene encoding 23S rRNA (uracil(1939)-C(5))-methyltransferase RlmD, encoding MSDLLFIESLDLEGRGVAHKDGKVVFVEGALPGERVRAQTVRSKDSYDKARMTELVQRSSQRAEPPCPNFGNCGGCAMQHLEPAAQVAVKQRVLEDSLAHIGKVRPRQVLPALHGPYWGYRYRARFSTRFVPKKGGVLVGFREKNGRYVVDMTECRVLPPKVSALLGPLRTCLAGLSRPDRLPQIELAMGDQMTALTLRHMEPLTAEDIARLRTFAQEHDISWWLQPKGPETVHPLERDDADKLAYALPEFDLRMPFRPTDFTQVNHPINRSLISRALSLLDVQPHHRVADLFCGLGNFSLPLARRAAQVVGIEGSATLTQRAGEAALVHGLQDKAHFTTLNLFEVDVKWLRDLGHFDRMLIDPPRDGAMAVATALTQLAPEERPERLVYVSCSPGTLARDAGILVNEGGYTLESAGVVNMFPHTAHVESIAVFTR
- a CDS encoding penicillin acylase family protein, whose amino-acid sequence is MASMVWAGSPVYAQVQSVEVLRDSYGVPHVFADSHYGVYYGYGYAVAQDRLFQMDMARRSFVGTTAQVLGPGDQDAYVKYDMQVRQNFTPASIRRQMAALPKEQADIFRGYADGFNAYLEKVRRHPELLPKEYLDFDFQPEPLSEFDVVMIWVGSMANRFSDTNLELSALALRQSLEKQHGPQRGRAIFDELLWVNDTAAPTTVPAQSAGQEPRARVGGQALAQVSPQALSVELDRQDKQWGGQGPDFAPKASNLWSTRPERVQEGATVLINGPQFGWYNPAYTYGIGLHGAGFDVVGNTPFAYPIVLFGTNSDIAWGATAGPQDVVDMYQEKLHPSRPDQYWFDNAYRTMEQRKERIQVRGQADREITVWRTVHGLVTQFDYEQGVAYSKKRSWDGYEVQSLLAWLNVAKARDWTQFLEQASKMAISINWYYADKHGNIGYVSPAFLPQRPADQDIRVPANGDGSMEWQGTKSFDAIPKAYNPPQAYLVNWNNKPAPDKTNTDTYYWTYGDRMNELVAQYQKKDVFSVQEIWDFNKTASYADVNWRYFRPHLEKLAQQLPATDAGHSALTTLLAWDGMERDQNGKNAGPARVLFKTWLEEMYKQVLMPVVPESHRAMYSQTGFATQQGPNPGSINLSMGTKVLLRALALEARPDPERVNVFGERRSQDVMHQALIDAQARLRQQQGDDMARWTVPTSVHRFSDKNFTGTPQAAPGNTFAFTGYQNRGTENNRIVFNDQGVEFCDAMPPGQSGFTDRHGVRSPHYDDQLKLYENFQCKTMDVRHADIRRNAQSSTMLVIQP
- a CDS encoding TetR/AcrR family transcriptional regulator, yielding MVTSATPRSRNLSKEGLVHAAIELMESAGETGFSLRKLGERVGCDPMAVLYHFKSKEGLLRAMADQLTARVRAVDETLSWQDRLYDLAAQYRQLALEHPHTFRQMQRFLNTGSADYRVIEMVYRALRDAGLSEQDTPAASVGWYAVMYGLILGEIGGLIRPATPAEIGELDQQADDGLPLLRQILPHFLDLDAESVFKMMMRVVHQGLADLNA